A part of Pseudomonadota bacterium genomic DNA contains:
- a CDS encoding pyrroloquinoline quinone-dependent dehydrogenase, producing the protein MKYSPLTQINRSNVQLLELAWTWKTGEKPLLGPRRPRGHDVWPGMFEATPLMIGDSLYLSTPFNRVVALNASTGAELWSYDPRAYEWGRTDTHRGVATWTNGEERRIFINTRWRLIAIDASTGTPIPTFGQNGEIDLTKNLIWEVHSRLHYRNTSPPVVYENLVIVGSGMWDRGAVYKRSPPGDVQAFDVRTGRRVWSFHTIPQEGEFGNETWEDDSWSYTGNTNVWGPFTVDDRRGLVYLPVSAANSDYYGGHRKGDNLFSQTIVCLNANTGERVWHFQTIHHGLWDWDLSSPPNLVTIQVDGRTIDAVVMLGKTGFAYVFDRVTGEPVWPIEERRVPESDVPGERVSPTQPFPTKPPPFSKQGFTLDDVIDFTPEVRAMAIEKIKDYRLGPLFTPPSLEGTIIMPGGGGGANYGGAAFDPEGGVLYVRSTNLLGLLKLEKNEPGVGEVDYEMRISDMVLEDAVDGLPISQPPYAVLTAIDLNAGEHVWQVTLGDSPWIRNHPLLQQVELPQLGIAISVGLSGPLVTRGGLVFISGGSSALYAIDSLSGETLWKADLGGGGYGNPMTYQTRSGRQYVVIATGEEDATLMAFALPQR; encoded by the coding sequence ATGAAATATTCCCCGCTGACGCAGATCAATCGAAGCAACGTTCAGCTGCTGGAACTTGCCTGGACCTGGAAGACCGGCGAGAAACCGTTGCTAGGGCCGAGACGGCCTCGGGGGCACGACGTCTGGCCGGGAATGTTCGAAGCAACGCCGCTCATGATCGGCGACTCTCTTTACTTAAGTACGCCGTTCAACCGGGTCGTGGCGTTGAACGCGAGTACGGGCGCGGAGCTGTGGAGCTACGATCCCCGTGCCTACGAGTGGGGCAGGACCGATACGCATCGGGGCGTCGCTACATGGACGAACGGGGAGGAGCGGCGGATCTTCATCAACACCCGCTGGCGTTTGATCGCGATCGATGCCAGCACCGGAACGCCAATCCCGACGTTCGGACAGAATGGCGAGATCGATCTCACCAAGAATCTAATATGGGAGGTTCACAGTAGGCTCCACTACAGAAATACGTCCCCACCTGTCGTTTACGAAAACCTGGTGATCGTCGGCAGCGGGATGTGGGACCGAGGTGCGGTCTACAAACGGAGTCCACCCGGGGATGTTCAAGCTTTTGACGTGCGGACGGGCCGGCGCGTATGGAGCTTCCATACTATCCCGCAGGAAGGCGAGTTCGGAAACGAGACTTGGGAGGATGATTCTTGGTCATATACCGGTAACACGAACGTCTGGGGCCCCTTTACGGTCGACGACCGGCGCGGCTTGGTCTATCTGCCCGTCAGCGCAGCCAACAGTGACTATTATGGTGGCCACCGGAAAGGTGACAACCTATTTTCTCAGACCATTGTTTGTCTGAACGCCAACACTGGGGAGCGTGTGTGGCACTTCCAGACGATTCATCACGGTCTTTGGGATTGGGACCTTTCCTCTCCACCGAACCTCGTGACGATCCAGGTTGACGGTAGGACGATCGATGCGGTGGTGATGCTTGGGAAGACCGGGTTCGCCTACGTTTTCGATCGCGTCACCGGGGAACCAGTCTGGCCGATCGAAGAACGGCGGGTACCCGAAAGCGATGTGCCAGGTGAACGGGTATCGCCGACACAGCCTTTTCCGACCAAGCCTCCACCCTTTTCCAAGCAGGGGTTCACGCTGGACGACGTGATCGATTTCACCCCTGAGGTAAGAGCTATGGCCATTGAGAAAATAAAGGACTATCGCCTCGGGCCGCTATTCACACCCCCATCGCTCGAAGGGACCATCATCATGCCGGGTGGCGGAGGCGGAGCAAATTACGGCGGCGCGGCATTCGATCCGGAAGGCGGCGTTCTCTACGTCCGATCGACCAATCTACTGGGGTTGCTCAAGCTTGAGAAGAACGAGCCAGGTGTCGGCGAAGTCGACTACGAGATGCGAATAAGCGACATGGTGCTTGAGGATGCCGTCGATGGGCTCCCGATTAGCCAACCACCCTATGCCGTGCTTACCGCCATCGATCTGAACGCTGGTGAGCACGTCTGGCAGGTAACGCTCGGAGATTCGCCCTGGATTCGAAATCATCCTCTCCTCCAACAGGTGGAACTCCCGCAGCTCGGGATCGCAATAAGTGTAGGTCTTTCTGGACCGCTCGTCACTCGGGGTGGGTTGGTGTTCATCAGCGGCGGAAGTTCCGCGCTCTATGCGATCGACAGCCTAAGTGGGGAAACGCTCTGGAAAGCCGATCTGGGGGGCGGCGGCTATGGGAACCCGATGACCTATCAGACACGCTCGGGTCGCCAGTATGTCGTTATTGCGACCGGGGAAGAAGACGCGACACTTATGGCCTTCGCGCTGCCGCAACGCTGA
- a CDS encoding DUF4185 domain-containing protein, which yields MRLQTTGKQCSMATRLTLILVTLSAIACSASHPTPSRPTGRAFTEAEVLFHRDPRWLGADAALSVPLGNGRTVWLFGDTFIAKSNAHVRSESAMVRNTVAIQTGEDPRTASITFHWRQDSDGSPTSFFPERGERWYWPGHGIRLDEGPLVIFLYAIVAAPGQGLGFATAGYAIAVISDPDGSPDAWNPRVVDIAPSTFDAVPATAVIQDGAYIVAVAIRQEGTHAGALVRYPTGSLAEGVVDVAEWWADDGRGWVPESSLGAGGPAFVLNDAGSECSLHWDERMGSFIHIASYGFGASTIGLRTAPALTGPWSSPVVVYRPPESDGPGAFVYAAKAHPELVGPDAADLVVTYATNSFKFGDLFTQQGARSLYWPRFVVVRVGK from the coding sequence ATGAGGCTGCAGACCACAGGCAAACAATGCAGTATGGCCACGCGGCTCACGTTGATCCTTGTAACATTGTCGGCCATCGCCTGCTCGGCATCGCATCCTACGCCGAGCCGTCCAACGGGACGCGCGTTCACGGAAGCCGAGGTGCTTTTCCACCGGGACCCGCGTTGGCTCGGGGCCGATGCCGCACTTTCGGTTCCGCTCGGCAACGGTCGCACGGTCTGGCTCTTCGGTGACACATTCATCGCCAAGTCGAACGCCCACGTGCGCTCGGAGTCCGCAATGGTGAGAAACACGGTCGCGATTCAGACGGGGGAGGATCCGCGCACCGCGTCGATTACGTTCCACTGGCGACAGGACAGTGATGGTTCGCCAACATCGTTCTTTCCGGAGCGCGGGGAGCGCTGGTATTGGCCCGGGCACGGAATTCGGCTCGACGAAGGGCCGCTGGTCATCTTCCTATACGCGATCGTGGCGGCACCGGGCCAGGGTCTTGGCTTTGCGACCGCGGGCTACGCCATCGCTGTGATCAGCGATCCAGACGGGTCCCCGGATGCGTGGAACCCGCGCGTTGTCGACATCGCTCCGAGTACCTTCGATGCCGTTCCTGCTACGGCCGTAATCCAAGACGGTGCATACATCGTTGCTGTTGCCATCCGCCAAGAAGGAACACACGCTGGCGCGCTCGTTCGCTATCCGACGGGCTCGCTCGCTGAGGGTGTTGTCGACGTCGCCGAGTGGTGGGCGGATGATGGGCGGGGATGGGTGCCGGAATCCTCACTCGGCGCAGGCGGTCCGGCGTTCGTTCTGAACGATGCGGGAAGCGAGTGCTCGCTCCATTGGGACGAGCGCATGGGATCGTTCATCCACATCGCGAGCTACGGCTTTGGCGCGTCGACGATCGGACTGCGTACCGCACCTGCGCTCACAGGCCCGTGGAGTTCCCCAGTCGTCGTCTACCGTCCACCTGAGTCGGATGGTCCGGGAGCATTCGTGTACGCGGCGAAGGCTCACCCGGAGCTGGTCGGTCCAGACGCCGCCGACCTCGTCGTCACGTACGCCACGAACAGTTTCAAGTTCGGCGATCTCTTTACGCAACAAGGCGCACGCTCTTTATACTGGCCGCGATTCGTTGTTGTGCGGGTAGGCAAGTGA
- a CDS encoding BrnT family toxin produces MEYEWDSVKSKANARKHGVKFADAVIALEDEFAITIADPDSKDEVRFVSLGMDANGRVLVTVFTHRDDAVRIISSRIASKGERKRYGEIS; encoded by the coding sequence ATGGAATATGAATGGGATTCGGTCAAATCTAAGGCCAACGCAAGGAAGCACGGCGTCAAGTTCGCAGATGCTGTAATTGCCCTGGAAGACGAGTTCGCGATCACTATTGCCGATCCTGATTCAAAGGACGAAGTGCGATTCGTTTCATTGGGTATGGATGCGAACGGTCGTGTTTTGGTTACTGTGTTTACCCACCGTGACGATGCTGTCCGAATTATATCTTCCCGCATCGCATCGAAAGGCGAGCGCAAACGCTACGGAGAAATTTCATGA
- a CDS encoding BrnA antitoxin family protein, whose product MRKEYDFSKGKRGPVVSAPTSKKRITIRLDDEVIEWFKKQVDDAGGGNYQTFINQALREYMVQTREPLEQTLRRVVREELKHAS is encoded by the coding sequence ATGAGGAAAGAATACGATTTCAGCAAGGGCAAACGGGGGCCAGTGGTATCAGCACCTACTAGTAAGAAACGTATCACGATTCGATTGGACGATGAAGTGATTGAATGGTTTAAGAAACAAGTTGACGATGCTGGTGGTGGCAACTATCAGACATTTATTAATCAAGCACTTCGCGAATACATGGTGCAGACACGAGAACCCTTGGAACAAACTTTACGCAGAGTTGTTCGTGAAGAATTAAAGCATGCCAGCTAA